A genomic window from Elaeis guineensis isolate ETL-2024a chromosome 3, EG11, whole genome shotgun sequence includes:
- the LOC105040475 gene encoding serine/threonine protein phosphatase 2A 55 kDa regulatory subunit B beta isoform isoform X2, whose amino-acid sequence MNRNGAEEAGRPSASPPPPLEWKFSQVFGERTAGEEVQEVDIISAIEFDKSGDHLATGDRGGRVVLFERTDVRDHGSRRDLERQDYPISRHPEFRYKTEFQSHEPEFDYLKSLEIEEKINKIRWCQTVNGALFLLSTNDKTIKFWKVQEKKVKRISEMHMDASQPLGNGSIASSSSASSRVFLPNGGCSESPCSYLSSDFSFPPGGFPSLHLPVVTSQEASLVARCRRVYAHAHDYHINSISNNSDGETFISADDLRINLWNLEISNQSFNIVDVKPANMEDLTEVITSAEFHPTHCNMLAYSSSKGSIRLIDLRQSALCDKHSKLFEEHAEPSPRSVFTDIVASVSDIKFAKDGRHILSRDYMTLKLWDINMDSGPVATFQVHEYLRPKLCDLYENDSIFDKFECCWSGDGLWVATGSYSNLFRIFGCVPGSTEATTLEASRNPMRRQVLNPARPARSLGSLTRVVRRGETPGVDANGNSYDFATKLLHLAWHPTENSIACAAANSLYMYYA is encoded by the exons TTGATATTATATCAGCAATAGAATTTGATAAATCCGGAGATCATCTTGCTACTGGAGATCGAGGAGGGCGCGTGGTTCTATTTGAAAGGACAGATGTTAGGGAT CATGGATCTCGAAGGGATCTTGAGAGGCAAGATTATCCAATTAGCAGGCATCCTGAGTTTCGCTACAAAACAGAGTTTCAAAGCCACGAACCTGAG TTTGACTATCTTAAAAGCTTGGAAATAGAAGAGAAGATCAACAAGATTAGGTGGTGCCAAACGGTCAATGgtgctctttttcttctttctactaACGACAAGACAATTAAATTCTGGAAG GTCCAGGAAAAGAAGGTGAAAAGAATTTCTGAGATGCATATGGATGCTTCGCAACCTTTAGGAAATGGTAGCATTGCTAGCTCAAGTTCAGCTAGTTCCAGAGTGTTTCTTCCAAATGGTGGATGTTCTGAAAGCCCCTGCAGCTATCTGAGTAGTGACTTCTCATTCCCTCCTGGAGGGTTTCCATCGCTACATTTGCCTGTG GTGACGAGCCAAGAGGCAAGCCTTGTTGCCAGATGTCGAAGGGTATATGCTCATGCTCACGATTATCACATCAACTCTATTTCAAATAACAG TGATGGTGAGACATTTATATCAGCAGATGATCTGCGCATAAATCTTTGGAATTTGGAAATTAGCAACCAGAGTTTTAACATTGTTGATGTGAAGCCTGCAAATATGGAGGACCTAACTG AGGTGATAACATCTGCTGAGTTCCATCCAACACATTGTAACATGCTAGCATACAGTAGTTCAAAGGGTTCAATCCGGCTCATTGATTTGCGACAGTCGGCATTATGTGATAAGCATTCTAAGTT GTTTGAGGAACATGCAGAACCTAGTCCAAGGTCCGTATTTACCGATATTGTTGCCTCagtttcagatataaaatttgcAAAGGATGGAAGGCACATCCTTAGTCGTGATTATATGACTCTTAAG CTATGGGATATAAATATGGATTCAGGCCCTGTTGCAACTTTCCAGGTCCATGAATATTTAAGGCCAAAG TTGTGTGATTTATACGAGAATGACTCAATTTTCGACAAATTTGAGTGCTGCTGGAGTGGAGATGGACTGTGGGTAGCCACTGGTTCTTATAG CAATCTATTTCGAATATTTGGCTGTGTTCCTGGGAGCACTGAAGCAACAACTTTGGAAGCTAGTAGAAATCCAATGAG GCGACAAGTTCTAAACCCTGCAAGGCCTGCAAGATCTCTGGGCAGTTTGACACGTGTTGTCAGAAGAG GAGAAACCCCAGGAGTTGATGCCAATGGAAACTCATATGATTTCGCAACCAAGTTGCTCCATTTAGCGTGGCACCCAACTGAAAATTCAATTGCCTGTGCTGCTGCAAATAGCTTGTATATGTATTATGCATGA
- the LOC105040475 gene encoding serine/threonine protein phosphatase 2A 55 kDa regulatory subunit B beta isoform isoform X1, producing the protein MNRNGAEEAGRPSASPPPPLEWKFSQVFGERTAGEEVQEVDIISAIEFDKSGDHLATGDRGGRVVLFERTDVRDHGSRRDLERQDYPISRHPEFRYKTEFQSHEPEFDYLKSLEIEEKINKIRWCQTVNGALFLLSTNDKTIKFWKVQEKKVKRISEMHMDASQPLGNGSIASSSSASSRVFLPNGGCSESPCSYLSSDFSFPPGGFPSLHLPVVVTSQEASLVARCRRVYAHAHDYHINSISNNSDGETFISADDLRINLWNLEISNQSFNIVDVKPANMEDLTEVITSAEFHPTHCNMLAYSSSKGSIRLIDLRQSALCDKHSKLFEEHAEPSPRSVFTDIVASVSDIKFAKDGRHILSRDYMTLKLWDINMDSGPVATFQVHEYLRPKLCDLYENDSIFDKFECCWSGDGLWVATGSYSNLFRIFGCVPGSTEATTLEASRNPMRRQVLNPARPARSLGSLTRVVRRGETPGVDANGNSYDFATKLLHLAWHPTENSIACAAANSLYMYYA; encoded by the exons TTGATATTATATCAGCAATAGAATTTGATAAATCCGGAGATCATCTTGCTACTGGAGATCGAGGAGGGCGCGTGGTTCTATTTGAAAGGACAGATGTTAGGGAT CATGGATCTCGAAGGGATCTTGAGAGGCAAGATTATCCAATTAGCAGGCATCCTGAGTTTCGCTACAAAACAGAGTTTCAAAGCCACGAACCTGAG TTTGACTATCTTAAAAGCTTGGAAATAGAAGAGAAGATCAACAAGATTAGGTGGTGCCAAACGGTCAATGgtgctctttttcttctttctactaACGACAAGACAATTAAATTCTGGAAG GTCCAGGAAAAGAAGGTGAAAAGAATTTCTGAGATGCATATGGATGCTTCGCAACCTTTAGGAAATGGTAGCATTGCTAGCTCAAGTTCAGCTAGTTCCAGAGTGTTTCTTCCAAATGGTGGATGTTCTGAAAGCCCCTGCAGCTATCTGAGTAGTGACTTCTCATTCCCTCCTGGAGGGTTTCCATCGCTACATTTGCCTGTGGTA GTGACGAGCCAAGAGGCAAGCCTTGTTGCCAGATGTCGAAGGGTATATGCTCATGCTCACGATTATCACATCAACTCTATTTCAAATAACAG TGATGGTGAGACATTTATATCAGCAGATGATCTGCGCATAAATCTTTGGAATTTGGAAATTAGCAACCAGAGTTTTAACATTGTTGATGTGAAGCCTGCAAATATGGAGGACCTAACTG AGGTGATAACATCTGCTGAGTTCCATCCAACACATTGTAACATGCTAGCATACAGTAGTTCAAAGGGTTCAATCCGGCTCATTGATTTGCGACAGTCGGCATTATGTGATAAGCATTCTAAGTT GTTTGAGGAACATGCAGAACCTAGTCCAAGGTCCGTATTTACCGATATTGTTGCCTCagtttcagatataaaatttgcAAAGGATGGAAGGCACATCCTTAGTCGTGATTATATGACTCTTAAG CTATGGGATATAAATATGGATTCAGGCCCTGTTGCAACTTTCCAGGTCCATGAATATTTAAGGCCAAAG TTGTGTGATTTATACGAGAATGACTCAATTTTCGACAAATTTGAGTGCTGCTGGAGTGGAGATGGACTGTGGGTAGCCACTGGTTCTTATAG CAATCTATTTCGAATATTTGGCTGTGTTCCTGGGAGCACTGAAGCAACAACTTTGGAAGCTAGTAGAAATCCAATGAG GCGACAAGTTCTAAACCCTGCAAGGCCTGCAAGATCTCTGGGCAGTTTGACACGTGTTGTCAGAAGAG GAGAAACCCCAGGAGTTGATGCCAATGGAAACTCATATGATTTCGCAACCAAGTTGCTCCATTTAGCGTGGCACCCAACTGAAAATTCAATTGCCTGTGCTGCTGCAAATAGCTTGTATATGTATTATGCATGA
- the LOC105040475 gene encoding serine/threonine protein phosphatase 2A 55 kDa regulatory subunit B beta isoform isoform X3 encodes MNRNGAEEAGRPSASPPPPLEWKFSQVFGERTAGEEVQEVDIISAIEFDKSGDHLATGDRGGRVVLFERTDVRDHGSRRDLERQDYPISRHPEFRYKTEFQSHEPEFDYLKSLEIEEKINKIRWCQTVNGALFLLSTNDKTIKFWKVQEKKVKRISEMHMDASQPLGNGSIASSSSASSRVFLPNGGCSESPCSYLSSDFSFPPGGFPSLHLPVVVTSQEASLVARCRRVYAHAHDYHINSISNNSDGETFISADDLRINLWNLEISNQSFNIVDVKPANMEDLTEVITSAEFHPTHCNMLAYSSSKGSIRLIDLRQSALCDKHSKLFEEHAEPSPRSVFTDIVASVSDIKFAKDGRHILSRDYMTLKLWDINMDSGPVATFQVHEYLRPKNDSIFDKFECCWSGDGLWVATGSYSNLFRIFGCVPGSTEATTLEASRNPMRRQVLNPARPARSLGSLTRVVRRGETPGVDANGNSYDFATKLLHLAWHPTENSIACAAANSLYMYYA; translated from the exons TTGATATTATATCAGCAATAGAATTTGATAAATCCGGAGATCATCTTGCTACTGGAGATCGAGGAGGGCGCGTGGTTCTATTTGAAAGGACAGATGTTAGGGAT CATGGATCTCGAAGGGATCTTGAGAGGCAAGATTATCCAATTAGCAGGCATCCTGAGTTTCGCTACAAAACAGAGTTTCAAAGCCACGAACCTGAG TTTGACTATCTTAAAAGCTTGGAAATAGAAGAGAAGATCAACAAGATTAGGTGGTGCCAAACGGTCAATGgtgctctttttcttctttctactaACGACAAGACAATTAAATTCTGGAAG GTCCAGGAAAAGAAGGTGAAAAGAATTTCTGAGATGCATATGGATGCTTCGCAACCTTTAGGAAATGGTAGCATTGCTAGCTCAAGTTCAGCTAGTTCCAGAGTGTTTCTTCCAAATGGTGGATGTTCTGAAAGCCCCTGCAGCTATCTGAGTAGTGACTTCTCATTCCCTCCTGGAGGGTTTCCATCGCTACATTTGCCTGTGGTA GTGACGAGCCAAGAGGCAAGCCTTGTTGCCAGATGTCGAAGGGTATATGCTCATGCTCACGATTATCACATCAACTCTATTTCAAATAACAG TGATGGTGAGACATTTATATCAGCAGATGATCTGCGCATAAATCTTTGGAATTTGGAAATTAGCAACCAGAGTTTTAACATTGTTGATGTGAAGCCTGCAAATATGGAGGACCTAACTG AGGTGATAACATCTGCTGAGTTCCATCCAACACATTGTAACATGCTAGCATACAGTAGTTCAAAGGGTTCAATCCGGCTCATTGATTTGCGACAGTCGGCATTATGTGATAAGCATTCTAAGTT GTTTGAGGAACATGCAGAACCTAGTCCAAGGTCCGTATTTACCGATATTGTTGCCTCagtttcagatataaaatttgcAAAGGATGGAAGGCACATCCTTAGTCGTGATTATATGACTCTTAAG CTATGGGATATAAATATGGATTCAGGCCCTGTTGCAACTTTCCAGGTCCATGAATATTTAAGGCCAAAG AATGACTCAATTTTCGACAAATTTGAGTGCTGCTGGAGTGGAGATGGACTGTGGGTAGCCACTGGTTCTTATAG CAATCTATTTCGAATATTTGGCTGTGTTCCTGGGAGCACTGAAGCAACAACTTTGGAAGCTAGTAGAAATCCAATGAG GCGACAAGTTCTAAACCCTGCAAGGCCTGCAAGATCTCTGGGCAGTTTGACACGTGTTGTCAGAAGAG GAGAAACCCCAGGAGTTGATGCCAATGGAAACTCATATGATTTCGCAACCAAGTTGCTCCATTTAGCGTGGCACCCAACTGAAAATTCAATTGCCTGTGCTGCTGCAAATAGCTTGTATATGTATTATGCATGA